In Nicotiana tabacum cultivar K326 chromosome 2, ASM71507v2, whole genome shotgun sequence, the following proteins share a genomic window:
- the LOC107769458 gene encoding heavy metal-associated isoprenylated plant protein 28-like produces MTTMTEMRVHMDCAGCESKIRKSLEKVKGVDNVEIDMAMQKVTVTGWADQKKILKTVRRTGKRAEIWQFPHNPEMRNNHNYVTDHYYQQQGCGGPSTYYAGEPPASAYNYRKHGCDNYGRAYSLYRGNSNTFGSRAGDTFSDENPNGCHIM; encoded by the exons ATGACGACG ATGACAGAGATGAGAGTACATATGGATTGTGCTGGATGTGAGAGCAAGATTAGAAAATCTCTCGAGAAAGTTAAAG GTGTTGATAATGTAGAAATAGATATGGCCATGCAAAAGGTGACAGTAACAGGATGGGCAGACCAAAAGAAAATACTCAAGACAGTGAGGAGAACTGGTAAAAGAGCTGAAATATGGCAATTTCCTCATAATCCTGAGATGAGAAataatcataattatgtcactgATCATTATTATCAGCAGCAAGGCTGCGGTGGCCCGTCCACCTATTACGCCGGAGAGCCGCCGGCTTCCGCCTATAACTATCGCAAACACGGCTGTGACAACTATGGTCGAGCTTACAGCCTTTACAGGGGCAATTCGAACACTTTTGGTAGCCGAGCTGGTGATACATTTAGTGACGAGAATCCTAATGGTTGTCACATTATGTGA